In Wenyingzhuangia fucanilytica, the following are encoded in one genomic region:
- the hisS gene encoding histidine--tRNA ligase, with the protein MAQKPSIPKGTRDFSPVEVAKRDYIFATIKSVFQNFGFQSIETPSFENLQTLMGKYGEEGDRLIFKILNSGDYLKKADATLLANKESQKLTSAISEKALRYDLTVPFARYVVQHQNEIEFPFKRYQIQPVWRADRPQKGRFREFYQCDADVVGSDSLWQEVDFVQLYDTVFTKLGLNGVTIKMNNRKILSGIAEIIDASDKLIDFTVALDKLDKIGKEGVTKEMLEKGISEAAIEKVAPLFDFTGTNQQKLNQLATMLASSAEGTKGVEELSFIIDTIETIGLQSANLTLDVTLARGLNYYTGAIFEVAAPEGVKMGSIGGGGRYDDLTGIFGLKDMSGVGISFGLDRIYLVLEELELFKEVALPRPDVLFINFGNEEALYATKAIAKLRAEGVKSELYPSDAKMKKQMMYANKRNIPYVVLVGSKEIEEGTYTLKNMSTGEQSVCKLNELLEVIINS; encoded by the coding sequence ATGGCACAAAAACCAAGTATTCCTAAAGGGACTAGAGATTTTTCTCCTGTTGAAGTGGCAAAAAGAGATTATATTTTTGCAACAATTAAGTCTGTTTTCCAAAATTTTGGATTTCAATCTATAGAAACACCTTCTTTTGAAAACCTACAAACTTTAATGGGTAAGTATGGTGAGGAAGGAGATAGGTTAATTTTTAAGATATTAAACTCTGGAGATTATTTAAAGAAAGCGGATGCTACTTTATTAGCCAATAAAGAGAGTCAAAAATTAACAAGTGCCATTAGTGAAAAAGCTTTGCGTTACGATTTAACTGTGCCTTTTGCGCGTTACGTAGTGCAGCATCAAAATGAAATTGAGTTTCCGTTTAAGAGATATCAAATTCAGCCAGTTTGGAGAGCCGATCGCCCTCAAAAAGGACGTTTTAGAGAATTTTATCAATGTGATGCCGATGTTGTAGGAAGTGATTCTTTATGGCAAGAGGTAGATTTTGTTCAGTTATACGATACTGTTTTTACCAAACTAGGTTTAAATGGGGTGACTATTAAAATGAACAACAGAAAAATTTTATCAGGAATTGCAGAGATTATCGATGCAAGTGATAAATTAATTGATTTTACTGTTGCTTTAGATAAGTTAGATAAAATTGGAAAAGAAGGGGTGACTAAAGAAATGCTTGAAAAAGGAATTTCTGAAGCAGCCATAGAAAAAGTTGCTCCCTTGTTTGATTTTACGGGTACCAATCAACAAAAGTTAAATCAATTAGCAACTATGTTGGCTAGTTCTGCAGAAGGAACTAAAGGGGTAGAAGAATTAAGCTTTATCATAGATACCATAGAAACAATAGGATTACAATCAGCAAACTTAACTTTAGATGTTACTTTAGCTCGTGGCTTAAACTATTACACAGGAGCTATTTTTGAAGTTGCTGCACCAGAAGGTGTAAAAATGGGATCTATTGGAGGTGGTGGTCGTTACGATGACTTAACAGGAATCTTTGGATTAAAAGACATGAGTGGTGTTGGAATTTCTTTTGGATTAGATAGAATCTATTTGGTTTTAGAGGAGTTAGAGTTGTTTAAAGAAGTAGCATTACCTAGGCCAGATGTTTTATTTATCAACTTTGGTAATGAAGAAGCACTTTATGCGACCAAAGCTATTGCGAAGCTAAGAGCAGAAGGAGTAAAATCTGAATTGTATCCTAGTGATGCAAAAATGAAAAAACAAATGATGTATGCCAACAAAAGAAACATTCCGTATGTGGTGTTGGTAGGATCAAAAGAAATAGAAGAGGGTACTTATACCTTAAAAAATATGAGTACAGGTGAACAATCAGTGTGTAAATTAAATGAATTGCTAGAAGTCATAATTAATTCGTAA
- the folE gene encoding GTP cyclohydrolase I FolE — translation MSQEIDIMNYEEIDDIGDNHIGDVTKTPMRADAFELSDAEKIEKIQANVKEIMETLGLDLTDDSLQGTPRRVAKAYVKELFGGLNPENRPKLSTFNNSYQYGEMLVEKNIVVYSTCEHHLLPIIGRAHVAYISKGTVVGLSKMNRIVDHYAKRPQVQERLTRQIVKALQEALGTDDVACIIDAKHLCVNSRGVKDIESSTVTAEFGGAFKNVDKQKEFRDYIKLETKF, via the coding sequence ATGTCCCAAGAAATTGACATAATGAACTACGAAGAGATTGATGATATAGGAGATAACCACATCGGAGATGTGACAAAAACTCCAATGCGAGCAGACGCGTTTGAATTATCTGATGCTGAAAAGATTGAGAAAATTCAAGCAAACGTTAAAGAAATCATGGAAACCTTAGGGTTAGATTTAACAGACGACAGTTTGCAAGGAACCCCAAGACGTGTGGCTAAGGCTTATGTTAAGGAGTTGTTTGGTGGTTTAAATCCAGAAAATAGACCAAAGTTATCTACATTTAATAATAGTTACCAATATGGAGAAATGTTGGTAGAAAAAAACATAGTGGTTTACTCTACTTGTGAACATCACTTGTTACCTATTATTGGTAGAGCACATGTTGCTTATATTTCTAAAGGTACTGTGGTAGGTTTGTCTAAAATGAATCGTATTGTAGATCATTATGCAAAAAGACCTCAGGTACAAGAGCGTTTAACTCGTCAAATTGTAAAAGCTTTACAAGAAGCTTTAGGAACAGATGATGTTGCTTGTATTATAGATGCAAAACATTTATGTGTAAATTCTAGAGGAGTAAAAGATATTGAAAGTTCAACTGTAACTGCTGAGTTTGGTGGAGCTTTTAAAAATGTTGATAAACAAAAAGAATTTAGAGATTATATCAAACTAGAAACTAAGTTTTAG
- a CDS encoding two-component regulator propeller domain-containing protein, with translation MNKNIYFIVFCFCYHIVFGQFTNLKIENLSTEEGLSSSTCLELFQDSDGFLWFGTIDGLNKYNGYEFEIFRPILNDSTSISNNRINVIKEDVDGNLWIGTNNGLNFLNKNTKVFTRVKLYEKSLKTVTTTEVINTLFYDHLTNQLWVGTNNGLVKITFNDGVVDLNDLNIKHYKYIVNNEKTIDNNNVYEIRKDNEDFIWVETNGEHLNKYNPNADFFERVEINTKAQYELNHLPKRFFIDADNDFWIGNDVSKIIFWDKEENTFNEISLSDKSVPFYDFYQDKSGLIWIPTDGDGIYLYNKSTKKAQHIVHDNSDPFSLPNNQICKVLEDKDGVFWLATYNAGVCKLDLKKSSFGHYYYQEGRKDWLNEKIVQSVLQDSKERIWISAYNGGLNLFDDKNRTFKSFRYDAKNKNTLSSNKILYTFEGSNGEIWVCTLDGGVSKFNPETLKAKRYLHDELNALSVGQNSVWTGVEDDDKRVWFGLRDQGLDLFDLESEKFYHFKIGESNQEGLLSNFVFSLKVDSKKRLLIGTSLGLNYVNLEDIKEHVPEQLVFNEVDIHGISGNRINYITEDYLNNIWLGTDNGVFKLDSNLNLVKSYFSKDGLPNNLITGLVEDLDHNFWITTRSGLSFLNPRTHQIKTFNTHDGIQGMEYQSKSVDLTKDGRVILGGINGFNIFNPKDISFSAKVELHPKILGLKINNKEVNQGDVINSSYKLSKSIPETKKISLKYDQSNLSFNFIALYFQNQEQVKYAYIMEGLDKDYINSGTNRIVNYSNLQPGSYTFKVKASSDGNWDAAPVTFMEIKVNFPPWKTLTAYTIYLLIAFILLWYLQNYYTNRVNSQKEREFDQLKLEFFINVSHEFRTPLTLILNPLDKLIAGYNDPQVVKSSAQSIQRSARRLLYLVNQLLDYRKMEVGMSPLQLQKGDIVKFSNDIYALFKDIAAKKNIEYTFKSSSPELISLFDFDKIEKILTNLISNAIKFTNAEGEIKVSIAKVVDKKNGKDDDKSTKKGLVNYIQIEVEDTGIGLDKEQLKKIFSRFYNVDVYKTGTGIGLNFTKGLVEIHGGEIFVESQFNKGSKFTVRIPLNTNAESSVVKPVKDEFLINSMKSVEYDMLISDEGDVIIHEEKAPASGDLPKVLIVEDNKELRLHLKNELYAAYDVFEAPNGEEGLKMVLKHYPDIVISDVMMPKMDGFELCKKIKSEFETCHIPVILLTARALEKDRIEGYNTGADGYLGKPFNINVLKARVNNLLEAKRIIREKFSKLGAVITPNEVTSNSIDEAFLEKTTKIILDNISDTDFKLEHLLKEIGIGRSQFYRKIQSITGQNPSNFIRTIRLKYASELLLKEMYTIKEVTHMAGFNSAAYFGKTFRELYNMTPSEYVEANKNENT, from the coding sequence ATGAATAAGAATATATATTTTATTGTTTTTTGCTTTTGCTATCATATTGTTTTTGGCCAGTTTACCAACTTAAAAATTGAGAATTTAAGTACAGAAGAAGGACTTTCTAGTAGTACTTGTTTAGAACTTTTTCAAGACAGTGATGGATTTTTATGGTTTGGAACTATTGATGGTTTAAATAAATATAATGGTTATGAATTTGAGATATTCCGTCCAATTTTAAATGATTCTACTTCTATTAGTAACAATAGAATAAATGTTATAAAAGAAGATGTTGATGGAAATTTATGGATTGGTACCAATAATGGTCTAAATTTTCTTAATAAAAACACTAAAGTATTTACACGTGTTAAATTATACGAGAAATCTTTAAAAACTGTTACCACAACAGAGGTCATTAATACATTGTTTTACGATCATCTTACCAATCAGCTTTGGGTAGGTACTAATAATGGTTTGGTGAAAATTACATTTAATGATGGTGTTGTAGATTTAAACGATTTAAATATTAAGCATTATAAATATATTGTTAACAATGAAAAAACTATTGACAATAATAATGTATATGAAATTAGAAAAGATAATGAAGATTTTATTTGGGTAGAAACCAATGGTGAACATTTAAACAAATACAATCCTAATGCAGATTTTTTCGAAAGAGTTGAAATAAATACCAAAGCTCAATATGAATTAAATCACTTACCTAAACGATTTTTTATAGATGCTGATAATGATTTTTGGATAGGTAATGATGTGTCTAAAATTATTTTTTGGGATAAAGAAGAGAATACTTTTAATGAAATTTCACTATCTGATAAAAGTGTCCCTTTTTATGATTTTTACCAAGATAAATCTGGATTAATATGGATTCCTACTGATGGTGATGGGATTTATTTATATAATAAGTCAACAAAAAAAGCACAGCATATCGTACATGATAATTCAGATCCTTTTTCATTACCCAATAATCAAATATGTAAAGTACTAGAGGATAAAGATGGAGTATTTTGGTTGGCTACCTATAATGCTGGTGTTTGTAAGTTAGACCTTAAAAAGTCAAGTTTTGGACATTATTATTATCAAGAAGGAAGAAAAGATTGGTTGAATGAAAAAATTGTTCAATCTGTTTTACAAGATTCAAAAGAAAGAATATGGATTAGTGCGTACAATGGAGGTTTAAATTTATTTGATGATAAAAACAGAACTTTTAAATCTTTTAGGTACGATGCAAAAAATAAAAACACATTAAGTTCTAATAAGATCCTTTATACTTTTGAAGGGAGTAATGGTGAAATATGGGTTTGTACTTTAGATGGTGGGGTTAGTAAATTTAATCCAGAAACATTAAAGGCGAAAAGATATTTACACGATGAATTAAACGCATTAAGTGTTGGTCAAAATTCTGTTTGGACTGGTGTTGAAGATGATGATAAAAGAGTTTGGTTTGGATTAAGAGATCAAGGTTTAGATTTATTTGATCTTGAAAGTGAAAAATTTTATCATTTTAAAATAGGAGAAAGTAATCAAGAAGGTTTGTTGAGTAACTTTGTTTTTTCTTTAAAAGTAGACTCCAAAAAAAGACTTTTAATAGGTACTTCCTTAGGTTTAAACTATGTAAATCTAGAAGATATAAAAGAACATGTTCCTGAGCAGTTAGTGTTTAATGAAGTTGATATTCACGGTATTTCAGGGAATAGAATAAATTACATTACCGAAGATTATTTAAATAACATTTGGTTAGGTACAGATAATGGAGTGTTTAAATTAGATTCAAATTTAAACTTGGTAAAATCATATTTTTCTAAAGATGGATTACCAAATAATTTAATTACTGGACTTGTAGAAGATTTAGATCATAATTTTTGGATTACTACCAGAAGTGGTTTGTCTTTTTTAAACCCTCGAACTCATCAAATAAAAACTTTTAATACGCATGATGGTATTCAAGGTATGGAGTACCAAAGTAAATCTGTAGATCTTACTAAAGATGGACGAGTAATTCTTGGAGGAATTAATGGGTTTAATATTTTTAACCCAAAAGATATTTCTTTTAGCGCAAAGGTAGAGTTGCATCCAAAAATTCTAGGGTTAAAAATTAATAACAAGGAGGTTAATCAAGGAGATGTCATCAATAGTAGTTATAAGTTATCAAAATCAATCCCTGAGACTAAAAAAATTAGTTTAAAATACGATCAAAGTAATTTGTCCTTTAATTTTATCGCCCTTTATTTTCAAAATCAAGAGCAAGTAAAGTATGCTTATATAATGGAGGGATTAGATAAAGATTATATCAATTCTGGTACAAATAGAATTGTAAACTACTCTAATTTACAGCCAGGATCTTATACTTTTAAAGTTAAAGCATCATCAGATGGTAATTGGGATGCAGCTCCGGTAACTTTTATGGAGATTAAAGTAAATTTTCCACCATGGAAAACACTTACAGCATATACCATCTATCTTTTAATAGCATTTATATTACTATGGTATTTACAGAACTATTATACCAATAGAGTTAATAGTCAAAAAGAAAGAGAGTTCGATCAATTAAAGTTAGAGTTCTTTATAAATGTTTCTCATGAGTTTAGAACACCGTTAACATTAATATTAAATCCTTTAGATAAATTAATTGCAGGATACAATGATCCACAAGTAGTTAAGAGCTCGGCACAATCTATACAACGAAGTGCAAGAAGATTACTGTATTTGGTAAATCAACTTTTAGACTATCGTAAGATGGAGGTTGGAATGTCTCCTTTACAATTACAAAAAGGAGATATAGTTAAGTTTAGTAATGATATTTATGCACTGTTTAAAGATATAGCTGCTAAGAAAAATATAGAATATACTTTTAAATCAAGTTCTCCTGAGTTGATTTCACTTTTTGATTTCGATAAAATTGAAAAGATCTTAACCAATTTAATTTCTAATGCAATCAAATTTACCAATGCCGAAGGTGAAATAAAAGTGTCTATCGCTAAAGTGGTTGATAAAAAGAATGGTAAAGATGATGATAAATCAACCAAAAAAGGACTTGTTAATTATATTCAAATAGAAGTAGAGGATACAGGAATAGGTTTAGATAAAGAACAGCTTAAAAAAATATTCTCTCGTTTTTATAATGTAGATGTTTATAAAACAGGAACAGGAATTGGGCTAAACTTTACCAAAGGATTGGTAGAAATACATGGTGGAGAAATTTTTGTAGAAAGTCAATTTAACAAAGGAAGTAAGTTTACAGTAAGAATTCCGTTAAATACAAATGCAGAATCTAGTGTTGTAAAACCTGTAAAAGATGAGTTCTTAATCAACTCAATGAAATCGGTAGAATATGACATGTTGATTTCAGATGAAGGAGATGTAATTATTCACGAAGAAAAAGCTCCTGCAAGTGGAGATTTACCAAAAGTGTTAATTGTAGAAGATAATAAAGAACTAAGGCTACATTTAAAAAACGAATTATATGCTGCTTACGATGTTTTTGAAGCTCCAAACGGAGAAGAAGGTCTAAAAATGGTTTTAAAACATTATCCTGATATTGTTATTAGTGATGTAATGATGCCAAAAATGGATGGTTTTGAATTGTGTAAAAAGATAAAATCAGAGTTTGAAACTTGTCATATTCCTGTAATACTACTAACTGCAAGAGCCTTAGAAAAAGATAGAATTGAAGGGTATAATACTGGTGCTGATGGGTATTTAGGAAAACCATTTAATATAAATGTTTTAAAGGCAAGGGTTAATAACTTATTAGAGGCTAAAAGAATTATCAGAGAAAAGTTCTCAAAATTAGGAGCGGTAATCACTCCAAACGAGGTTACTAGTAATTCTATAGATGAGGCATTTTTAGAAAAAACAACCAAAATTATTTTAGATAATATTAGTGATACTGATTTTAAATTAGAACACTTATTAAAAGAAATAGGAATTGGTAGGTCTCAGTTTTATAGAAAAATACAATCAATTACAGGTCAAAACCCTAGTAATTTTATTCGTACCATTCGATTAAAATACGCTTCAGAACTTTTGTTAAAAGAGATGTATACCATTAAAGAAGTGACTCATATGGCTGGGTTTAATTCAGCAGCATATTTCGGAAAAACATTCCGTGAATTGTATAATATGACACCTAGTGAGTATGTAGAAGCGAATAAAAACGAAAACACATAA